A window of Tripterygium wilfordii isolate XIE 37 chromosome 7, ASM1340144v1, whole genome shotgun sequence contains these coding sequences:
- the LOC120001899 gene encoding zinc finger BED domain-containing protein RICESLEEPER 2-like, protein MGNDPPNPTEGNIINKQQEADPGTARKVSEPTKIETSRKRSWVWDFFTEVTTANGTRRATCDFCSKSYAADPKQNGTTSLGNHLVNVCLSSENPFKEKEIELEKGQTTLNFEPLKPGETLSSLTQFNPVRAKKALARMIVKDELPFRFVQGEGFREFLAEICPKWKNIPSRITISRECILLYEKEKSEMKKAIKGQRFCLTTDTWTSVQNMNYMCLTGHFIDSNWKMHKRILNFCQVENHKGSTLGKAVETCLLEWGIDKILTLTVDDASSNNLVIDFLKKKTQHRKGTILRHEFLHLRCCAHILNLIVTDGLKDMDECITKVRNAVKYVRSSPQRLKAFKLCAEKEKLPYKHQVVLDVATRWNYTYEMLHRAEKYQKAFERLEENDTNFLRAAMEEEGGDGGRRITFGVPTASDWEKVRLFVKFLKIFYDATVRFSGSQHVTSNGFIMELLMIQDTIESDCALSDEMLKNVAVNMMAKFNKYWGSINAMNGLLFVAFVLDPRYKLKMIEFSFNSFPGLPEKVKSTLTRLYDAYA, encoded by the coding sequence ATGGGTAACGATCCACCAAATCCAACAGAGGGCAATATTATCAATAAGCAACAAGAAGCAGATCCTGGTACTGCAAGGAAGGTTAGTGAACCTACAAAAATTGAAACTTCTAGGAAAAGATCTTGGGTTTGGGATTTTTTTACTGAGGTTACAACTGCAAATGGTACACGTAGGGCAACATGTGACTTTTGTAGTAAGAGTTATGCAGCTGATCCTAAACAAAATGGTACCACATCTTTGGGGAATCATTTAGTCAATGTTTGCTTATCTTCTGAAAACCCctttaaagaaaaagagattgaGTTGGAGAAGGGTCAGACTACATTGAACTTCGAGCCTCTAAAGCCAGGTGAGACATTGTCCTCACTTACACAATTTAATCCTGTAAGAGCTAAGAAAGCCTTAGCTCGCATGATTGTAAAGGATGAGTTGCCTTTTAGATTTGTCCAGGGGGAGGGGTTTCGAGAATTTTTGGCCGAAATTTGTCCTAAATGGAAAAACATCCCAAGTCGTATCACAATTTCAAGGgaatgtattttgttgtatgaGAAGGAAAAGTCAGAGATGAAAAAAGCCATTAAAGGACAACGTTTTTGTCTTACTACAGACACTTGGACTTCTGTCCAAAATATGAATTACATGTGTCTTACAGGGCATTTCATTGACAGTAATTGGAAAATGCATAAGCGAATTCTTAATTTTTGTCAAGTTGAGAACCATAAGGGATCAACACTTGGTAAAGCTGTAGAAACATGTTTGCTTGAATGGGGGATAGATAAGATTCTTACCCTTACTGTTGACGATGCTAGCTCAAATAATTTGGTCATTGATTTCTTGAAAAAGAAGACACAACATAGAAAGGGGACTATTTTGCGACATGAATTTTTACATTTGAGATGTTGTGCGCATATTTTAAATCTTATTGTTACTGATGGATTGAAAGATATGGATGAGTGCATTACCAAGGTTAGAAATGCAGTAAAATATGTTAGATCCTCTCCACAAAGGTTGAAGGCATTTAAATTGTGTGCAGAGAAAGAAAAATTGCCTTATAAACATCAAGTTGTTTTAGATGTGGCTACAAGATGGAATTACACTTATGAGATGTTACATAGGGCTGAAAAATACCAAAAGGCCTTTGAAAGATTAGAGGAGAATGATACTAACTTTTTACGTGCGGCTATGGAGGAAGAGGGTGGTGATGGAGGGAGAAGGATCACTTTTGGGGTTCCTACTGCTTCTGATTGGGAGAAAGTAAGGTTATTTGTGAAgtttctgaaaattttttatgatGCAACTGTGCGATTCTCAGGATCTCAACATGTCACATCTAATGGTTTTATTATGGAGCTGTTAATGATTCAAGATACTATTGAGTCTGATTGTGCTTTAAGCGATGAAATGCTGAAAAATGTGGCTGTGAATATGATGGCTAAGTTTAACAAATACTGGGGCAGCATTAATGCTATGAATGGTTTGTTGTTTGTTGCATTTGTTCTTGATCCTCGATATAAATTAAAGATGattgaattttctttcaattcatTCCCGGGATTGCCAGAGAAAGTTAAAAGTACTTTGACTCGTTTATATGATGCATATGCTTAA